In Setaria viridis chromosome 5, Setaria_viridis_v4.0, whole genome shotgun sequence, the genomic stretch ATGGATAAGTTTTCCGGTTCCAGCTCTAAAGATTCAGCCCATAAGGTACTTCGGCCCAAACCAATCTTCAAGACTGCTTGTGTCTTCCTTTGGCTCTGCTTCCTGAGTTCGGAGAGACAAGGCTTACCGTTGCCGGCGGCTCGTCGCAGCAGCGAAGGCAATGAGGAGCCTGCGAATATGCCTCGGCCGCTTCCATGTGCGGCAGGATGATTTGATCCGTCTATTGATGAAATCTGGTATTCCCAAATCAACACCCGCAATCTGATCTCTAGGAAGTCTGTTCGTCTTTTGTTTGTCAAGTTTGCGATCTTCCGCGATGatgatttcctttttctttttaaaaaggGCGCAACTTGCATGTGTAAAATGAGTACTCAAGATTTTCGCTCATTCCACATGGAATTAATTTCGTAGCTTGTTAGTGCCTTGGCGTTCTGGACTTCTGGTACTTGCTGTACTAAGTGATAACGTGAACTGAATATTGTTGATGTGCATGTAGACTGCAACGCTGTTCTGTTGAGCAATCATGGATTCAAGTATGCTTTGATAGAGTCCTCGAAAAACAAGTATGCTTTGATAGAATTTCACCCCTACAGGCTACAATGCCACACAATCAGAATCTAGAGAAATATGTTTAGTAATTTTTAGTAACAACTCAGATGAGtctgccttttttttcccttctcatTCCTGTTCTATTCTCTCTCTTTGATCTATGTCCCGTTTCTTATTTCCAGGTGATCATGAACTTTGTCTATCTTGGCATCGCAGCAGGGCTTGCTTCAACACTTCGTAAGTGGATTTCCTATTCAGAATTAATATATCATATCCATTTCTGGACAGAAGTTACCTTTATCCTCCAATTTGAGAATTTGTCAACAGATAAAGAAAGAGTACTTATACAAAGTACTGTTTTCTAGAGTTTCTTTTTAAGGAATGAATATAGAAAGAACCCTTCAATTTATAATTTGATATTTGTACTAGAGGTATCTTGTTGGACAATAAGTGGAGAAAGACAAGCAGCACGAATCAGAGCCTTGTACCTCAAGGCGATTCTGAGACAGGATATTGCATTCTTTGACATGGAGATGACTACCGGGCAAGTGGTTGAAAGGATGGCAGGAGATACATTCCTCATTCAAGATGCCATTGGAGAAAAGGTACGCAGTTTTGAGATGATAAGAAGTGAAAGGCTAACAGAAAAACCTTTACTAAGTTGTTAGATGATATGGACATCTACGATCAATATGGTGCAGCTTATGGAAAAGGCTATATCTTTAAGTGCATTGTTCGATGGTATAGATCTCAACAAATAGTGGGGCAaggattttgtattttttttacataaaagCTGCTTTTTTGAAAATGGAAATATATTCGGCCTCTACGATAAACACACACACCCAAGTTCTTGCTCAATCTTCAGCTCAATAGCTTATCACAAGTaaataaaaggagaaaaggCACACAAATAAAAGGAAGTAACCTTAAGCAATGTCTATTATTGCTTATCCATCCATTCCTAGTGAAAATGCACAAAGCGTCCAATGCTTTGCTCGCCGAGTGGACGGTTTGCCTTGTGTCCTCGCACCGTCCATGAGCTCGCCAAACGCCTCGACACAAGAGCTCCAACTTCTGAAAAATCACTCAAAGGAAGCAGCACGGACCTGTGCACCTACCTTTCACCTGTACAGAAACTAAAAACTTCTTCCTAGAAATGATAAATTAGTGAGAGAAAtagaaacatatcattcttattTTGCATTTAGAAAGAAAGTTTAATTTAGATTTTTTTGGTCCACGGCATGCAGGGTTTGGGTTAAGTACTCAAGTTAATTTTCAGTTAACAATGTGAATTTGTTACAAAAGAAATGAGTTTTGATTCTACTCCTCTAATGGGCAGTGTATCCAATAGTTGTGCAGTGCTACGCATTGCTAAAAGAAATAGACAAGCTACATATGCCCCCAATTCAGAAATAATGACTTCATACTAATTACTAGTATTATTAATAGTGAAAATTCGCTTTATTGTgatatttttaaaaagaaatttgaTTGTGTTGCCAAAACCAAAATGGAGACTGGTTTCAGACAATATTGATAGCATGAACTTGCTATGTAATGTTGCGAAGTGTTGTAAATTAGAGTTCTTACAGGAAAAAATGAAATATGTATTTGTTTTGTATGTGAGCGTCTGATAAAATGTAAGCAGTGCTTCATTGTTAATTATCTGTAGTGTTATGCACATATTCTATTTAGGTTGGAAAGTCCATACAACTCCTTTCTACTTTTATTGGTGGCTTCATTATTGCATTTGTGAGAGGATGGCTCTTAGCCCTTGTTATGCTCTCAAGCATTCCTCCAGTTGCCATTGCTTTTGCGACTGTATCAAAGCTTAGGACAAGACTCTCCTCCCGCATGCAAGCAAAATATGCTGATGCTGGAACTGTTGTTGAACAAACACTTGGAGCCGTTAGAATGGTTAGTGCTACTAGGCACTTGTTTATCGTTATTAGTCATCCTTGGGTCTGTCACTACTAAGGTCTTGATGTTCTTTCAACCTGGTTTATCTTCTTATGCTTTGAAGGTTGTTTCATTCAATGGCGAGAAGCAGTCTATAACAACATATAACAAGTTCATAAGAAAAGCATATGAATCTGCTCTACAAGAAGGTGCTGTACAAGGACTTGGATTGGGTTCAATAATGACAGTCTTATTTTGCAGTTATGGATTGGCAGTTTGGTATGGATCTAGATTGATAGTTGAGCGAGGATACAATGGTGGCATGATTATTTCTGTCATAATGGCTGTCATGATGGGTGCAATGTAAGTTTCAAAAACTAATGATGATCCTCTGAAGGATTCTTAAATGAGCAATGACATTGATGATAAATGAGCCGTGTTTCTCCGTGGATGTGCCACAACCTTCACTCTGACTATAACAACTTCTACTTGTTAAAATGCAAAGTATAGTGTTTGCACTTTGGAGGATAACATTATAACTTGTGATATCAAAACAACTTTCCAACACATTTGGAATCACTTATGTTTCAAATATGGTCTTTCCATCTCTGTTTTTTGGACCATTTGCATGCTGATTTCAGTTACATACTTCTCTACTGCAGGTCCTTGGGTCAGGCAACACCATCAGTGACAGCTTTTGCAGAAGGTCAAGGAGCAGCATATAGAATGTTCAAGACAATTGAACGGAAACCAGATATCGATATATATGACACCACAGGTATTATATTGGAGGACATCAAGGGTGATGTTGAACTGAAGGATGTGTACTTCAGCTATCCTACCAGGTCTGAACATTTGGTATTTGATGGATTCTCATTGCAAGTACCAAGTGGAACAACTATGGCCCTAGTTGGAGAGAGCGGCAGTGGGAAGTCGACTGTGATCAGTTTGGTGGAGAGGTTCTATGATCCAAAGGCTGGAGAAGTTCTGATTGATGGTGTTGACATCAGAAGAATGAAGCTTGGATGGATAAGAGGAAAAATTAGTCTCGTTAGCCAAGAACCAGTGTTGTTCTCAACTACAATCAGGGAAAACATTGCTTATGGGATGGAAAATCTAACACCTGACGAGATCATGAGAGCAATCAAGCTTGCAAATGCTGCTAAATTTGTTGATAAGTTGCCAGATGTACACATAAACTAATGCACTCATATTTAACTTATTTTCTAACGTTCTTCCACACAGTGATTAAGCAGTGATTTTGTGAAACATTACAGGGTCTTGACACAATGGTTGGGGAACATGGAACTCAACTGTCTGGAGGGCAAAAACAAAGAATAGCAATTGCTAGAGCAATCGTAAAGAACCCTAGGATATTGTTGCTTGATGAAGCAACCAGCGCATTGGATATGGAATCTGAGAGGGTAGTTCAAGAGGCATTGAATAGGGTAATGTTAGAAAGGACTACAATTATTGTTGCTCATCGCCTAAGCACAGTGAAGAATGCTGATGTGATATCCGTCCTGCAACATGGGAAGATGGTGGAACAAGGTATACCATGTGAAAGTGGGAGACTAattaaaaaaatctagaaatGGATATATTTTCCTATAACCTCTAGAAGATTTATTGTTCATATGCTGTCCCAATATGCTGTGCTGTAAGATTTTAGGCCCCACAGTACAATATTTATGCCACATAAAACTATAAATATAAACAAGTTACGTCGTCGCATTTTTGTAGTCTTCTATTCTTGTGAGCACAGTTCATCTAGATAAACTGAAATTTCCCATAAGGTACGAAATTGATGTTTCTGATCCTAATCGACAAATAGCTGATAGTCTATTTACTAATCCTGCAATAGCCTTAATACACCCTTATGGACATCCTAAAACGCTAAAAAGCATTACTCCTTTTTTAGGGAATAAACTATTATTTCGTTTTTTAGTGAAAACAGTAGGGAAGCCCCTACTGTAGTATATATATGTTATAAAAATAAACAGAAGAGATATATGAAGCCTGAGCCGGAAGAGAAGATGGATAAAGACAAGCAGCAAGAACAGCTAGACAAGTGATCATAGCCAAGAAGAATTTCTAACGTTGCTTTCATTCTATGAAGTTGCAAATAGGCTTCCTTAGAAAAATCTGTTCTCCATTTTTGGAATGATGGTCTGATTTGTCTAAAAATACAGTTATTTCTCTTTTCCGAATAGTCCAAGATGCAATGATAAAGACTTCCGGTCTTCAATTTATTTTGGAATAAAAtattatttcttttttgctCAGCATATCTGCAAGTTTAGGTACATGACAGTTGCTTGTGTGAATTCTGAACAGGTTCACATGTAGAACTGATGAAGATACCTGAAGGTGCTTACTCTCAGCTGATACATCTACAAGAGACTCGGCAAGAAGCAGAATCTTCAAGTGTTAACCCAGATTTGTTAGTAACAAATGGTTTTGGTTCCAGATCTATTAATAACAAACCAAGAAGCCAAAGTATCTCCAGGAGATCAACTAGTAAAGGCTCCTCTTTTAGGAATAGTGGTAGTAACTCTTTCCGTGCTCCGCTTGGCCTACCTGATCCAATGGAATTCAGTGAAGCTCCTGATGTACAGGAGACCACAGACAAAATTACTAGTGCTCCAAGGAAAGCTCCAATTGGTAGACTCTTCTATCTGAACAAACCAGAAGCTTTTGCACTTGGACTTGGTTCTATAATTGCTGCGATGCATGGAGTCATTTTTCCAATATATGGGATATTGATTTCAACTGCGATAAAGGTGTTTTATGAGCCACCAGCAGAACTACTGAAGGAATCCAGGTTCTGGGCAAGTATGTTTGTTGTCCTAGGCGTTTGTGTGTTTGTTCTGATTCCAATAGAATACTTCCTGTTTGGATTAGCTGGTGGGAAGCTTGTGGAGCGCGTACGGTCACTGACATTCCAGAGTGTAATGCGCCAAGAGATCAACTGGTTTGATAAACCTGAACACTCGAGGTGTGTATTCAATCTTTCTCTTAtcattatttttcaaaaaaatatgttttcatGTTATTCTAAGAAAGAAACATTCCTCCAGTTTGTCATTTTCAAGATTTTACAATTATGAAATCCTTGTTGTTGCTCTAACTAAAAGTGCACTGCAGAAATCTTATAAACCATCTTCCTAGTTTAAGATTCTTAACACTACAAAATCATAAATTGTGTTGACCTGACCGTAAGAGGTAATATTGTTATCTTACAACTATTGTGGTGCAATATACTCTTGTTGGCCATCATATATGCTTTTGATGAACAG encodes the following:
- the LOC117854472 gene encoding ABC transporter B family member 3 isoform X1, producing MGGRRDRAEGTDGRERDGAAGDGGGGGAAGAGRESSKPPPPAEGRVPLHWLFAFADRMDTLLMAVGALAAVANGMAQPLMTFILGDVIDAFGSAESSHDVLHRVEKVIMNFVYLGIAAGLASTLQVSCWTISGERQAARIRALYLKAILRQDIAFFDMEMTTGQVVERMAGDTFLIQDAIGEKVGKSIQLLSTFIGGFIIAFVRGWLLALVMLSSIPPVAIAFATVSKLRTRLSSRMQAKYADAGTVVEQTLGAVRMVVSFNGEKQSITTYNKFIRKAYESALQEGAVQGLGLGSIMTVLFCSYGLAVWYGSRLIVERGYNGGMIISVIMAVMMGAMSLGQATPSVTAFAEGQGAAYRMFKTIERKPDIDIYDTTGIILEDIKGDVELKDVYFSYPTRSEHLVFDGFSLQVPSGTTMALVGESGSGKSTVISLVERFYDPKAGEVLIDGVDIRRMKLGWIRGKISLVSQEPVLFSTTIRENIAYGMENLTPDEIMRAIKLANAAKFVDKLPDGLDTMVGEHGTQLSGGQKQRIAIARAIVKNPRILLLDEATSALDMESERVVQEALNRVMLERTTIIVAHRLSTVKNADVISVLQHGKMVEQGSHVELMKIPEGAYSQLIHLQETRQEAESSSVNPDLLVTNGFGSRSINNKPRSQSISRRSTSKGSSFRNSGSNSFRAPLGLPDPMEFSEAPDVQETTDKITSAPRKAPIGRLFYLNKPEAFALGLGSIIAAMHGVIFPIYGILISTAIKVFYEPPAELLKESRFWASMFVVLGVCVFVLIPIEYFLFGLAGGKLVERVRSLTFQSVMRQEINWFDKPEHSSGSIGARLSTDALNVKQLVGDNLALNVQTLSTVISGFTIAMVANWKLALIITVVVPFVGFQAYAQMKFLGGLNRNAKLKYEEASQVATDAVGGIRTVASFSAEKKVMDAYEKKCESPTKKGIREGVIGGLGFGFSFLTFYFTYALCFYVGAKFVQQGTATFPEVFRVFFVLVLGASAISRASAFGVDSTKANDAAASVFEILDRKSKIDYSSEEGVIITSVRGDIDFQNVFFKYPLRPNVQIFKDLSMRIPSGKSVALVGESGSGKSTVIALLERFYDPDSGKILFDDVELQAFKVGWLRQQVGLVAQEPVLFNDTIRANIAYGKQGEASEDEIVAAAEAANAHQFISALPDGYNTIAGERGIQLSGGQKQRIAIARAIIKDPKVLLLDEATSALDADSERVVQEALDQVMVGRTTVVVAHRLATIRGADIIAVLKNGAVAEKGRHEELMRIKDGTYASLVELSSSSA
- the LOC117854472 gene encoding ABC transporter B family member 4 isoform X2, whose product is MNFVYLGIAAGLASTLQVSCWTISGERQAARIRALYLKAILRQDIAFFDMEMTTGQVVERMAGDTFLIQDAIGEKVGKSIQLLSTFIGGFIIAFVRGWLLALVMLSSIPPVAIAFATVSKLRTRLSSRMQAKYADAGTVVEQTLGAVRMVVSFNGEKQSITTYNKFIRKAYESALQEGAVQGLGLGSIMTVLFCSYGLAVWYGSRLIVERGYNGGMIISVIMAVMMGAMSLGQATPSVTAFAEGQGAAYRMFKTIERKPDIDIYDTTGIILEDIKGDVELKDVYFSYPTRSEHLVFDGFSLQVPSGTTMALVGESGSGKSTVISLVERFYDPKAGEVLIDGVDIRRMKLGWIRGKISLVSQEPVLFSTTIRENIAYGMENLTPDEIMRAIKLANAAKFVDKLPDGLDTMVGEHGTQLSGGQKQRIAIARAIVKNPRILLLDEATSALDMESERVVQEALNRVMLERTTIIVAHRLSTVKNADVISVLQHGKMVEQGSHVELMKIPEGAYSQLIHLQETRQEAESSSVNPDLLVTNGFGSRSINNKPRSQSISRRSTSKGSSFRNSGSNSFRAPLGLPDPMEFSEAPDVQETTDKITSAPRKAPIGRLFYLNKPEAFALGLGSIIAAMHGVIFPIYGILISTAIKVFYEPPAELLKESRFWASMFVVLGVCVFVLIPIEYFLFGLAGGKLVERVRSLTFQSVMRQEINWFDKPEHSSGSIGARLSTDALNVKQLVGDNLALNVQTLSTVISGFTIAMVANWKLALIITVVVPFVGFQAYAQMKFLGGLNRNAKLKYEEASQVATDAVGGIRTVASFSAEKKVMDAYEKKCESPTKKGIREGVIGGLGFGFSFLTFYFTYALCFYVGAKFVQQGTATFPEVFRVFFVLVLGASAISRASAFGVDSTKANDAAASVFEILDRKSKIDYSSEEGVIITSVRGDIDFQNVFFKYPLRPNVQIFKDLSMRIPSGKSVALVGESGSGKSTVIALLERFYDPDSGKILFDDVELQAFKVGWLRQQVGLVAQEPVLFNDTIRANIAYGKQGEASEDEIVAAAEAANAHQFISALPDGYNTIAGERGIQLSGGQKQRIAIARAIIKDPKVLLLDEATSALDADSERVVQEALDQVMVGRTTVVVAHRLATIRGADIIAVLKNGAVAEKGRHEELMRIKDGTYASLVELSSSSA